CTTCGGCTGGCAGGCGGTCTTCCTGGCGGGCGGCGTGACGCCTTTGCTGTTGTTCCCGTTTCTGGTGTGGCTGCTGCCGGAGTCCTTGCCGCGTTTGCTGCGTGATGCACCGCCCTATGCAAGGCTGCAGACAGTGACGTCACGCATGCTGCCGGGCTGGCAACCGCCGCCGGCGAGCGAGGCCGAAAACCAGCAGGAACAGGGCAGCAAGCTGACGGTGGTGGAGTTGTTCCGCAATGGCTATGCGCGCCCGACGCTGCTGATCTGGGCGACGTTTTTTGTCAGCCTGATCCTGCTGTATTTCATGATCAGCTGGCTACCGTCGCTGTTGCTGGAAAGTGGCTTGGCGTTGAAAGAAGCCAACCTGGTGACCTCGATGTTCCTGTTTGCCGGCACCGTGGGCGCCATTGGTATGGCCTGGTTCGCCGACCGCTTGAAAAGCAAAGTGCGCCTGTTGTCCTGCGTACTGGCCGCGGCTGCGGTATGCACCATTCTGCTCGGCCTCAACCATGACAACCCGCGCTATCTGGTGGCCTGCGTATTTGCGGCCGGGTTTTGCATCATCGGTGGTCAACTGACCCTTAATGCCTTCGCCAGTAACTTCTACCCGGCGCACGTGCGCGCCACCGGCACAGGCTGGGCGCTGGGTGTAGGGCGATTTGGCTCAATCCTGGGGCCGCTGTTTGGCAGCCTGTTGCTGGCGATGCATATTCCGGTGCAGCAGATTTTCTTCTTCTGCGCGATACCGGCGGTGATCGCAGCGTTGTTGATTATTCAGGTGCGTTCGCCTGGAACCGAGGCGCCGAAGAGTCCGCTGCCGGGCGATATTCTCAAGACACCGCAGGCTTAATGCACCACTGAATTGGGCGGCAGGTGGCCCAGGCGTTCGGTCAGGCGCAGGCGCTGGATCGGGTCTTCGCTGAGCATCAGCGCGTGTTCCAGGTCGAAGCGTTCGGCGTTGGGGCAGTCCAGGCGCTGATACAGGCTGGCCCTTGCGAGGTAATCGGCGGCGCTGGCGTTGCCCAGTTCCAGCACGCGTTCGGCGTCGATCAAGGCCTGGAGCGGAACGTCGTTGGAAAGGTGCAGTTGGCGCAGGTTGCGGGACAACCGTTGCAGGATCGAACGCGGGTCGGCGGTGTGCAGATGATCGGCCTGCAACTTGAGGTTGGGGCCGTATTGGCGCTGCAACAGGTCGCGGCAATCGTTGGGGTACAACCGTCGACCGCCGCAGGGATCCAGCAGGTGATCGGCGCCGGGGACTCTTAAAAGGAAATGGCCGGGGAAATTCACACCAACCATGGGAATCTCCAGGCGCCGCGCCAGCTCAAGGGCAATCAGGCCCATGGCCAGGGGTTGTCCGCGTTTGCGCTGCAAGACCTTGTCCAGCAGGGCGGCGGCGGGGCGCAGGGGCGTAAATTCATCCTGGGCAAACCCCAGGTCATTCAAGCGCCGCAACAGCGGCTGGCCCAGTTCATCCGCCGGCAGCAGCGGCATGCCCAGGCTGACCTGTTGTTGCAGCAAGGTCAGTTCCTGCAGGATCTGCAAGGGCTTCACGGCCGGGTCGTGCTCGGCAGCAATCCACAACGCCGCTTCAAACAGCGCGGGTGGGGAGCGTTCCAGGCAGGCGAAAAAGGCTTTGCGGGGATTCATTGCATTCTCCGGCGGATGCCCCCGTTTTAGCCTTGCTGGGAATTTTCGTCCAGTGGCTTGGAAAATATCCTGCGTGCTTATGTCGCAAGACCTGCGAAATCGGGCGGCTTATTCCAGCCTGGTCCGGCAGTTTTCTGCCGCAAGCCTATACTTGGCCCACTATCAGAAGTGATTCGGGAGCTTGACGATGTTTGCTCTCATGCACAGCACCCGCCTTGAATCGCTGCACTTGAGCATCGACCCGGCCACTGGGCTGAAGGCGGTCATCGCCATTCATAACAGCCGCTTGGGGCCTGCTCTCGGTGGCTGTCGCTACCTGCCCTACCCCGACGACGAAAGTGCCGTGGCCGATGCCGCGCGCCTGGCCCAAGGCATGAGCTACAAGGCGGCACTGGCCGGTCTGCCGGTGGGCGGGGGTACCGCCGTGATCCTGCGTCCCGGCCACGTGGAAAACCGCGCGGCATTGTTTGAAGCCTTTGGCCGTTGCATCGAACAACTCGACGGGCGCTACATCACCGCCACCGACAGCGGCACTTCGGTGGCCGACATGGACTGCATCGCCCAGCACACTCGTTACGTCACCAGCACCACCGCCGCAGGCGACCCATCACCCCATGCGGCGATGGGTGTGTTCGCCGGCATTCGCACCACCGCGATGGCGCGCCTGGGCAGCGATAACCTTGAAGGCTTGCGTGTGGCGATCCAAGGCCTGGGTAATGTCGGCTACGCCCTGGCTGAACAACTGCACGCTGCCGGTGCGGAATTGCTGGTAAGCGACATCGACCACGGCAAGGTTCAACTGGCCATGGAACAATTGGGCGCACACCCCATCGCCAACGACGCGTTACTGAGCACGCCATGCGACATCCTCGCGCCCTGCGGTCTCGGCGCCGTGTTCAACCGCCAGAGCGTCGGCCAGTTACGCTGCGCCGCCGTCGCCGGTTCGGCCAGTGCGCAATTGACCAACTTGCAAGTGGCCGACCAACTGGAAGGGCGCGGCATCCTTTACGCGCCCGACTATGTGATCAACTCCGGCGGCCTGATCTACGTCGCCCTCAAGCACGGCGGGGCGGAACTACCGACCATCACCGCGCACCTGTCCAACATCGGCACGCGCCTCACCGAGATCTTCGCCCACGCCCAGGCGGAAAAACGCTCACCCGCACGGGTGGCGGATGAGCTGGCCGA
The genomic region above belongs to Pseudomonas azotoformans and contains:
- a CDS encoding MFS transporter encodes the protein MHNQIASFRAALDTRPVSRYQWLILLLLALLLVTDGYDAQVLGYVVPALAQDWGLEKAAFGPVFSANLLGLTLGSLLVTPLADRFGVRRILLGCVLIYATLTVLMVFANSLSTLMAARFICGIGMGGAMPSAMALMSEYSPPRLRTLMVTLAACGFSFGGAAGGFVAAGFIEGFGWQAVFLAGGVTPLLLFPFLVWLLPESLPRLLRDAPPYARLQTVTSRMLPGWQPPPASEAENQQEQGSKLTVVELFRNGYARPTLLIWATFFVSLILLYFMISWLPSLLLESGLALKEANLVTSMFLFAGTVGAIGMAWFADRLKSKVRLLSCVLAAAAVCTILLGLNHDNPRYLVACVFAAGFCIIGGQLTLNAFASNFYPAHVRATGTGWALGVGRFGSILGPLFGSLLLAMHIPVQQIFFFCAIPAVIAALLIIQVRSPGTEAPKSPLPGDILKTPQA
- a CDS encoding SirB1 family protein; the encoded protein is MNPRKAFFACLERSPPALFEAALWIAAEHDPAVKPLQILQELTLLQQQVSLGMPLLPADELGQPLLRRLNDLGFAQDEFTPLRPAAALLDKVLQRKRGQPLAMGLIALELARRLEIPMVGVNFPGHFLLRVPGADHLLDPCGGRRLYPNDCRDLLQRQYGPNLKLQADHLHTADPRSILQRLSRNLRQLHLSNDVPLQALIDAERVLELGNASAADYLARASLYQRLDCPNAERFDLEHALMLSEDPIQRLRLTERLGHLPPNSVVH
- a CDS encoding Leu/Phe/Val dehydrogenase → MFALMHSTRLESLHLSIDPATGLKAVIAIHNSRLGPALGGCRYLPYPDDESAVADAARLAQGMSYKAALAGLPVGGGTAVILRPGHVENRAALFEAFGRCIEQLDGRYITATDSGTSVADMDCIAQHTRYVTSTTAAGDPSPHAAMGVFAGIRTTAMARLGSDNLEGLRVAIQGLGNVGYALAEQLHAAGAELLVSDIDHGKVQLAMEQLGAHPIANDALLSTPCDILAPCGLGAVFNRQSVGQLRCAAVAGSASAQLTNLQVADQLEGRGILYAPDYVINSGGLIYVALKHGGAELPTITAHLSNIGTRLTEIFAHAQAEKRSPARVADELAERLLYR